The DNA region AAAAATAGATGGAGAAGAGACTATAAGAGAAATACCTATTAAAGAAACGAAGCTTATATCTGGAGATTATGAAGATGCAGTAAAAGAGGAAGAAATAGACATAGAAATCCAAGATGAAGAGGACAGGAAAATAATTAAAGAGTTATTTAAAGAGGACTAGGGGGTTTCAAGATGAAATCTGTATTTAGGGTTGTTGGAATGAGAACTTGTAAGGATGTAAGTAAAATCAAAAATGCCATTGCAAACAATGAAGGTATAGTAGCTTGTCAAATAAACAAAGAAAATTCCCAAGTTGAAATAATATATGATGACTATTTTGTAAATGAAGACACATTGATGGAATGCATAGAGCGATTAGGATATACCGTCATATAAAAATCTTCTTTTAAAATTTAGTGAAACATGATAAAATAAGTAATGGATAATGATTGTCCAAAATGTTAAGGAGGTGTGTTACTATGGCATATAAAATTACAGATGCTTGTGTAAGCTGTGGAGCATGTGCTTCAGAATGTCCAGTTAACGCTATAAGCCAAGGAGATGCTCTATACGTTATAGATGCAGATACTTGTATTGATTGTGGAAACTGCGCTAATGTTTGTCCAGTAGGAGCACCAGTTCAAGAATAGTAATTATTATAGAAAAAGACCGCATGTGCGGTCTTTTTTATATTGCTATGGGTAAAAAAAATATTAGTCACATATTATAGTAATGATAAATATAATATATTAAAAATAAAATATGCATAGCTTCTATTCTCAAAGACATATTTGTTTAATATTCATATAATTCTAATCCTTAGTAATATCTCATACATATGAGATATTAGCTAGGGATTTATTTTTTATGTTGAAATATGGTATAAATTATTGAAAATTAAGTTTAACTTGATAAAGGATAGAGAGAAGTTTATAATATAATGATTACATATTAACAAATGGTTAAGAACAAGGAGGTATGAAATATGATTTCTATATATAAATCATTAGAAAATCAACAATTACAAGAAATTGAGCATATAGAAAATGGCTGTTGGATAAACATGGTGGCACCATCAGAAGAGGAGATAGCTTTAGTATCTAAAAAGACAGGAGCGCCAGTAGAATTTTTAAAAGCAGCACTAGATGAAGAAGAGACTTCCAGAATAGAGTTGGAGGAAAACATACTTATAGTGGTTGATATTCCTTTTACAGAAATGGAGTATAATTCTCTTACTTATGATACATACCCTCTTGCTATAATACACACACAAAATGAAATAATAACAGTTTGTTTAAAGAATAGTAGAATACTTCAGGATTTTGCAGAAAAGAAGATTAGTTCTTTTTATACTTTTAAGCGCTCAAGATTTATACTTCAGATTTTATATAGAATAGCTAATTATTATTTAATATATTTAAGACAAATAGATAAAAAGAGTTTATTAGTTGAGAAAAAACTACACAAATCTATGAAAAATAAAGAATTAATTCAGTTATTGGCTCTAGAGAAGTCTCTCGTGTACTTTTCCACATCATTAAAAGCTAATGAAATAACTTTAGAAAAAATGCTTAAATTATCTATAATGCAAAAATATGAGGAAGACAAGGACGTTCTAGAAGATGTAATAGTAGAAAATAAGCAGGCTATAGAGATGTGTAATATATATAGTAATATATTAAGTGGGACTATGGATGCCTTTGCCTCAGTAATATCTAACAACTTGAATATAGTTATGAAATTTTTAGCAGCTATAACTATAGTAATGTCAATTCCAAATATGGTTTCAGGATTATTTGGTATGAATGTAAATGTTCCTTTTGCTAATTCTCCATATGGTTTTTGGTTTGCATTAGCTATAATTGCAGGGATATCTTCTATAGTTACATTAATACTTGTAAAAACAGATATGTTTTAAGGGGTAAGGTAAGAAGTAAGAAGTAAAAAGTAAGGTAAGAAGTAAAAGGTAAGAAGTAAGAGTTTTGGGGAGTTAAAATTAATACATGAAGGGGTGAGTAGAAATACCTTAGGTTGTTTATTTGTTTTGAAAGCAGATAAGCTACACTGAGTATATAAAATTATGGATATGGTAAGAGAAGATGAAACCTTGGATGACCTTCAATTAGGAGGTTTATGTGTTATACAGAAAAAAGAAGGCTTTAGATTTGGAGTAGATGCAGTGCTTTTAGCCAATTTTTCTAAAGTTAAAAGTAGAGATAGAGTAATAGATTTGTGCAGTGGCACAGGGGTTATCCCTTTTATAATAGAAGGAAAAAGAAATCCACAGTACATATGTGGCGTAGAAATACAGCAGGACATGGTAGAAATGGCAAAGCGATCTATAAGTTATAATAAATTAGAAGAGAAGATGGAATTTATAAACGGCGATTTAAAAGATAATGAACTTTTGAAAAATTTAGGAAGATTTAATGTGGTGACAGTAAATCCACCATATAAACTAAAAAATTCAGGTATAACTAATTTAAGAGATAAGGATGCCATAGCTAGACATGAAATACTTTGTACATTAGAAGATGTAATAAAAGCCTGTAGGAACCTTCTTAAGGATAATGGAAGGATGTACATGGTACATAGACCGGATAGACTTGTGGATATAGTAACACTTATGAGAAAGTACAAAATAGAACCTAAAAGAATAAGAATGGTACATCCATCTGTAGGGAAAGCTCCTAATATAGTTCTTGTTGAAGGACAGAGGGATGGAGGAAAATTTTTAAAATGGGATGAACCTTTATATGTGCACAATGAAGATGGAAGTTATACAGAAGAAATAGAGAAGATTTATGGAAGAATTAAATAACAAAGGAATGATAATAAAATGAGCTTAGGAAAGTTATTCTTAGTAGGGACACCAATAGGAAACTTATCAGATATAACCTTAAGGGCATTGGAAACTTTAAAAAATGTAGATTTAATAGCAGCAGAGGATACAAGGCAGACCTTGAAGCTATTAAACCATTTTTCCATAAAAAAGCCACTGATAAGTTATCACAAGTACAATGAAATGGAAAGAGGAAATGAAATAATAAGTAAATTAAAAGATGGAATTAATATAGCGTTAGTTACAGATGCAGGTATGCCAGGAATATCTGATCCAGGCAGTATTGTAGCTGAAAAATGTGTGGAAGAGGGGATAGAATTTGAAGTAATACCTGGAGCTACAGCAGTTATAACCGCTCTTGTATATTCTGGTTTGGATACATCCTCTTTTATTTTTAAAGGTTTTATGCCTAGAGAAAATAAAGATAGAAGAGAATTTTTAGAGGATTTAAAAGATAGGCAGGAAACATTGATATTTTATGAAGCGCCACATAGACTTAAAAAAACTTTAGAATTTTTGAAGGAGAATTTAGGAAATCGTAGAATATCTATATGTAGGGAATTAACAAAGTTGCATGAGGAAATTTTAAGATTTACATTAGAGGAAAGTATACAATATTATAACAAAAACCTTCCAAAAGGTGAATTTGTTCTTATTTTGGAAGGAAAAAACAGGGCTCAGGTAGAAAAAGAAAAGATGGAGCTTTGGGAATATATTACCATAGAAGAGCATATAAAAAAGTATATAGAAAAAGGAATGCCTAAGAAGGAAGCAATAAAAACAGTAGCTAAAGATAGAAATATGCCTAAATCAGAGGTATATAAACATTCCCTAAACTTATAAACACATGGTTAAAAAAGGAAATGTTAACATTGTGTTTTTTTACAGATTTAGCGTTGAGTTTAAATTTTATAAATGATATAATTAAAAATATGATTTAGTGTAAAGAGAAAAAATACACAACTAACTATAGTATATGAAAATTCATAAAAATTATTCACAACGTTAGGAAGTTAAATTAGAATATACGACGACAGAAGTTTTTTATAATAATTTATAGTAGGGAGGAAATGGGAGTGAATAAGAAGCTTATATCCGTATTAGTTGCTACGGGGATTATATTGGGGACAACTTCACCAGCGATTGCCAATCCGAATAGTACAGTAAATAAGAGGAAAGCTGAATTACAACAAAATAAGGATGCTTTAAAGAATGCACAGCAAAAGAAATTAGACCTAGAAGAAGAAATTCAAAAGTTAGATGGTAAGATAGAAGGTTTAATGAGAGAAAGTGGCAATATAAAAACTAAAATAGCAAGCACTGAAAAAAGTATAGAAGCTACAAAAAAGCAATTAGAGGAAGCAAAAAAAGAATTAGACAAGCAGCAGGCTATATACAATCAAAGAGTAAGAAATATGTATATAAATGGTGCAGATAGTTATTTAGAAGTTTTATTAGATTCTGAAGATTTTTCAGATTTAATAAGCAGAGTAGATATGATAAAGAGCATAGTAACTAGTGATAAAAAAATAATAAGCGAGTTAGATGCTAAAAAAGAAGAAGTGAATAGTAAAAAATTAGCATTAGATACTGAAAAACAGAAGCTTGTAGCATTGAAATCAGAAAACGAAAACAAGTTAGCTAAAATGGATGAAAATAAAAAGGAACAAGAAAAAGTTCTAGTAAAGTGGAGACAAGAAGAAGACAAATATAAAGATAAAGTTGAAGATTCTCAAAAAATGTTAGCAGATGCTAAGAGAGCAGTAGAATTAGCTATGGCATCATCAAATGAGAGTAGACCATCAAGAGGTGGCGGATACACAGGTGGATCTAGTAATTCATCTTCAAACTCGGGTTCAAACTCAGGTTCAAGTTCAAACTCAGGTTCAGGTTCAAGTAATGTGGTAGTTCCAGGTTCTTCAGTTGGAGCTGCAGCTGTGAATGAAGCAATGAAGCATTTAGGTACGGCTTATGTATATGGAGCAGCTGGACCATCAAATTTTGACTGTTCAGGGCTTGTTCAGTACTCTTATGCAAAGGTAGGTGTGAGTCTTCCTAGAACAACTTTTGCTCAAATAAATGTTGGTATACCAGTTTCAAGAGATCAATTACAAGTGGGAGATTTAGTATTCCCTCATACTGGTCACGTAGGTATATATGTAGGAAATGGACAAATGATACATGCACCTCATACTGGAGATCACGTGAAAATTTCACCAGTATATAAATTTTATGCGGGAAGAAGAATAAGATAATAAATTAAGCTTATAAACCAGAGGTTTATTTTCAGATTCACCACCAATGATAAAGAAAATAATCTTCTGGTTTTTTATTTTAAATTGTAATTAAAAGAAATGTAAGTTTATTATTATTGTAGATTGCAACTAAAAATAATTTTAAAAATATTAAGTGATTATCCCACAAAAAGCATTACATTACCTGAATTATGAAATTTCTCTGGAATGACTTGCATAAGAAGCAACGGAACTATTTAAATTTAATTTTAGAAATTCTTCTTTTAGACAGATAAAATTATCGTAAGCCTGGCAAGGACGCCAGGCTAGCGAACCTGAGGCAGGACGCTGAATGTGAGCGTTAGATAATTTTATATGGCTAAAAGATTAGAATTTCTTAAATTAAATTTATTGTTCCGAGCTCTTATGCAAGTCATGGAGGAGAAATTTCATAATTCGATCACATTATACCTTTTGTGGTTTAATCATTAAGTTAATTTTTCTCATGAATAGATTTAGGTACATGAAAATAAATAACAACTCAAAGATGCTGGTATATTTTGTGTCAGACAAGGAAACAGGTTCCGCCGCTAGTAGAACTATCGGTGGGCTCTGCTGACGTAGTATGACGCAAAATAGACTAGCATACTGGCTTGTTATTTATTTGAATGTGCCTTATCATTAAATTCCCATCTGTAATGTTCTGCCACTTTAGCGCGCCATAAATTGAAATTTGGAACTTCACTGGCGTGGGGATTGTTGTTGTGTATTATGTATGGCACACCATCCTTGCCCCTCTTATCTGAGATAATGCCTATATGCTCATAGGGTTCTAAAAAAACCACTATGTCCCCAGGTTGCCATTGTTTCAAATTATCTACATTAAAAGGTTTGATTTCCTTAGTTAAACTTAAAGCATGTCTTTGAAAAAATACATTAAGGTTTGGAACTCTTCTAAAATCTATATTAGGGTCAGGAGCGTCTTTAACTCTGGGATAATCCTTTAAATGTTCTTGTATGTCTTTATCCACTAGTTCCTTTAAGTTTATACCGGCACCATTGAAGGCTCTCCAAATCACGTCAGTGCAAACTCCTTCTCCTTTTGGGGGATAGCCACCTATGTAATAAACACTTTTATATTTAGTCTTATTTTTAGCCTCTTCTCTAGCGGCAGTTACTAAATCTATAGGATCAAAGACACTATTTTTGTTTTTATCTATTTTTTCATATTCCTCAGGCACTTTTATTTTTTTAAAAGGATTTTTAATAAAAGGATCCTTAACAGAAGAATTATCTTTGTTTTTAAAAGTGAAAAAAGAAAATATTACAGCTATAGCACATAAAATCATGGAGATTCTTACTAACTTTTTCAAATAAAGACACCTCTTTACCATAGAGATTTTATAAAATTTAAATATAATTTTTAATTTAAGATTAAAATTCAGGATGTATGATTTTTAATAATTTAAATATAAGTACTATGTAAAATTATATTATGATTATCCCACAATAAGTATTACATTGTTTGAATTATGAAATTTCTCTGGAATGAGTTGCATAAGAAGCGAAGGAACTATTTAAATTAAATTTATTGTTCCAAGCTCTTATGCAAGTCATGGAGGAGAAATTTCATAATTCCATTACATTGTATCTTATTGTGGGTTAATTATATTATGTAATTTAAATAAAAGGGTAAATTATTGGTTACAAAAATATGTCATAAGCATAACAAATGCAGTAAAAAACCGCATGACGGAAATCATGCGGTTTTAAGCAAAAATTATGTAATTAATATTTAAATTAAATTATTTTTCATTTTTTATTTCATTTAAACAAGATTTACAGATGTTTTTGCCTTTATAGTTTATAACGTCTCTTGCATTTCCACAGAAGATACAAGCAGGCTCATATTTCTTTAATATTATTTGCTCACCATCTACATATATTTCTAGAGCATCCTTTTCAGCGATATCTAAAGTTCTTCTTAATTCTATTGGAATAACAATTCTTCCCAATTCGTCTACTCTTCTTACTACACCAGTTGATTTCATTTCTAAATTCCTCCTTATATTATAAATTCATTTTATACACTTTTCGACAAATTAACTGGACGTTTCAAGTTAATTTGACATATAAGATGATTTAATGATTAAATAATTATTCGTTAAAATTACAAAATAATTATTAACTTCCATCTATAGTTAATATACTACCATTTTATACAAATGTCAATATGTTTTTTAAAGTTTATACATTTTTTACTATTTGTTAAGAAATTAGACTTATCAAGGGATTAAGCTAAGTTGGTTACTATAAAGTAATAAATTTTACAAAAATATTATGAAAAAAATATAGAATAAAAAAAGTAATTATTTGGATTAATTATACTATATGTCGAAAGGCTTGTCTAATAGCTTAATAAAAGTATACTATTTATTAAATTATTGTCTACACATGAAAAAAATATTCATAAATTTTGCAGAAAAAATATAATATCCCTATGAATTAAGCATCAGAATGTATTATTATAAGTGAATGTTAATTAATTGCTTTTTTATGGAACACTAAATGTAAATAATAAGAAATATTTTTATAATTAATTTATAGATATATTAGGTTATAATATTAACTATAATTGAGAATAAATTATAAATATATGAAGTGTTTTTTCATCCATAGATGTGAATACCAAATATTTTGAAGGGTTAGGTTAGTTTTATGAAGGAGATAATAAAAAAATTAAAAGAATTTGCAGTGGAAAGTAATAAGGACTTATATATAGTAGGTGGATATATAAGAGATAAGTTAATGAATTCTAAAAAGGAACCAACGGATATAGATATAGTTTATGGAGGGAATATTAAAGAAATAATAGAGTATATGGGATTAAATAGGAGTGATATATATCCATTAAAAGCTGAAATAGGTATATATAGAGTTATAATAAAAGGAAAAATAGTTGATATAAGTAGCTTAAAGGGTAAAAGCATAGAAGAAGATTTAAGTAAAAGAGACTTTACTGTAAATGCTATAGCACTTAATTTAAAAAATAATTTTATAATAGATCCTTTTGAAGGAAGAAGACATTTGGATAATAGAGTGTTAAAGGAGGTAACTAAAGAAAGTATATTAAATGATAGGGTAAGAATACTCAGAGGAATTAGGATTATAATAAAAAGTGGAATGCATTTTTCAGAGGAAACAGAAAAAACCGTAAGACTTGAAAGTGCATATTTAAAGGAATGTACTAAAGAAAGAGTTTTTAGTGAATTTATGAAAATAATAAGCTGTGACGAATTTGGAGAGGCATTTAGTATGTTAGATAACCTTGGCGTTTTAAAGGCGTTAATACCCTATATAGAAGAGCATAAGACCATAGGAAAATGTAAATATCATGTGGAAGATGCGTTTACCCATATGAATGCTGCTTATAAAGCTTTTAAAGATTTAATAAAGGGACAGATAAAGTTAGAAGGGGCAGATTTAAGGTTATTAGAGAGAAGAGTAGGTGATTTTACTTTAGAAGACTATATAGCTTTTGGGGTATTTAATCACGATATAGGTAAGTATCTTTGCTATAGAGAAGAAGGCGGAAAGGTCAGTTTTTTAAATCATGAAAAAGTTGGAGAAAAAATAATAAATGAATTCTGTGATTTTTGGAAATTTCCAAAGGAGGGCACAAGAATAATAACTAAATTAGTAGAAGGACATATGTACCCTTTAGGATTATTCAAAAGTAATTTAAAGGATTATAAAAAAAGTTTTTATAAATTTTTTAGAAAATATGAAGATGTGATTCCATATATATTAATGACTTCCCTTTGTGATATGTATGCAACTACTATTTTTATCAATACTTATAATGAATGGGAGGTTTATAAAAAGTTTTTGGAAAAACTTTTGAAGGAATATGAAATTTATATTACAGTTAAAGGCAATCCAATAATCCATGGTGATGAACTTAAAAAAATATTTAATTTGAAGCACAGAGAAATAGGAGAAGCGTTGTCTTTAGTAGAAGAGATGAATTATAGAGAATTAATAGAAAGTAAGGAAGAGGCAGTGAACTTTTTATCAAAAAGGTGTATAATAAATGAGAATATGTGAAAACGATACAAGGAGGAATACAGCATGAAATTTTTTATTGATACAGCTAATGTGGAAGAAATAAGAAAAGCTAGTGAACTTGGAATAA from Haloimpatiens massiliensis includes:
- a CDS encoding magnesium transporter CorA family protein, whose product is MISIYKSLENQQLQEIEHIENGCWINMVAPSEEEIALVSKKTGAPVEFLKAALDEEETSRIELEENILIVVDIPFTEMEYNSLTYDTYPLAIIHTQNEIITVCLKNSRILQDFAEKKISSFYTFKRSRFILQILYRIANYYLIYLRQIDKKSLLVEKKLHKSMKNKELIQLLALEKSLVYFSTSLKANEITLEKMLKLSIMQKYEEDKDVLEDVIVENKQAIEMCNIYSNILSGTMDAFASVISNNLNIVMKFLAAITIVMSIPNMVSGLFGMNVNVPFANSPYGFWFALAIIAGISSIVTLILVKTDMF
- a CDS encoding CCA tRNA nucleotidyltransferase, which translates into the protein MKEIIKKLKEFAVESNKDLYIVGGYIRDKLMNSKKEPTDIDIVYGGNIKEIIEYMGLNRSDIYPLKAEIGIYRVIIKGKIVDISSLKGKSIEEDLSKRDFTVNAIALNLKNNFIIDPFEGRRHLDNRVLKEVTKESILNDRVRILRGIRIIIKSGMHFSEETEKTVRLESAYLKECTKERVFSEFMKIISCDEFGEAFSMLDNLGVLKALIPYIEEHKTIGKCKYHVEDAFTHMNAAYKAFKDLIKGQIKLEGADLRLLERRVGDFTLEDYIAFGVFNHDIGKYLCYREEGGKVSFLNHEKVGEKIINEFCDFWKFPKEGTRIITKLVEGHMYPLGLFKSNLKDYKKSFYKFFRKYEDVIPYILMTSLCDMYATTIFINTYNEWEVYKKFLEKLLKEYEIYITVKGNPIIHGDELKKIFNLKHREIGEALSLVEEMNYRELIESKEEAVNFLSKRCIINENM
- the rsmI gene encoding 16S rRNA (cytidine(1402)-2'-O)-methyltransferase encodes the protein MSLGKLFLVGTPIGNLSDITLRALETLKNVDLIAAEDTRQTLKLLNHFSIKKPLISYHKYNEMERGNEIISKLKDGINIALVTDAGMPGISDPGSIVAEKCVEEGIEFEVIPGATAVITALVYSGLDTSSFIFKGFMPRENKDRREFLEDLKDRQETLIFYEAPHRLKKTLEFLKENLGNRRISICRELTKLHEEILRFTLEESIQYYNKNLPKGEFVLILEGKNRAQVEKEKMELWEYITIEEHIKKYIEKGMPKKEAIKTVAKDRNMPKSEVYKHSLNL
- a CDS encoding DUF1287 domain-containing protein; amino-acid sequence: MKKLVRISMILCAIAVIFSFFTFKNKDNSSVKDPFIKNPFKKIKVPEEYEKIDKNKNSVFDPIDLVTAAREEAKNKTKYKSVYYIGGYPPKGEGVCTDVIWRAFNGAGINLKELVDKDIQEHLKDYPRVKDAPDPNIDFRRVPNLNVFFQRHALSLTKEIKPFNVDNLKQWQPGDIVVFLEPYEHIGIISDKRGKDGVPYIIHNNNPHASEVPNFNLWRAKVAEHYRWEFNDKAHSNK
- a CDS encoding AbrB/MazE/SpoVT family DNA-binding domain-containing protein, encoding MKSTGVVRRVDELGRIVIPIELRRTLDIAEKDALEIYVDGEQIILKKYEPACIFCGNARDVINYKGKNICKSCLNEIKNEK
- a CDS encoding NlpC/P60 family protein — protein: MNKKLISVLVATGIILGTTSPAIANPNSTVNKRKAELQQNKDALKNAQQKKLDLEEEIQKLDGKIEGLMRESGNIKTKIASTEKSIEATKKQLEEAKKELDKQQAIYNQRVRNMYINGADSYLEVLLDSEDFSDLISRVDMIKSIVTSDKKIISELDAKKEEVNSKKLALDTEKQKLVALKSENENKLAKMDENKKEQEKVLVKWRQEEDKYKDKVEDSQKMLADAKRAVELAMASSNESRPSRGGGYTGGSSNSSSNSGSNSGSSSNSGSGSSNVVVPGSSVGAAAVNEAMKHLGTAYVYGAAGPSNFDCSGLVQYSYAKVGVSLPRTTFAQINVGIPVSRDQLQVGDLVFPHTGHVGIYVGNGQMIHAPHTGDHVKISPVYKFYAGRRIR
- a CDS encoding DUF362 domain-containing protein, with the translated sequence MAYKITDACVSCGACASECPVNAISQGDALYVIDADTCIDCGNCANVCPVGAPVQE
- a CDS encoding tRNA1(Val) (adenine(37)-N6)-methyltransferase → MDMVREDETLDDLQLGGLCVIQKKEGFRFGVDAVLLANFSKVKSRDRVIDLCSGTGVIPFIIEGKRNPQYICGVEIQQDMVEMAKRSISYNKLEEKMEFINGDLKDNELLKNLGRFNVVTVNPPYKLKNSGITNLRDKDAIARHEILCTLEDVIKACRNLLKDNGRMYMVHRPDRLVDIVTLMRKYKIEPKRIRMVHPSVGKAPNIVLVEGQRDGGKFLKWDEPLYVHNEDGSYTEEIEKIYGRIK
- a CDS encoding heavy-metal-associated domain-containing protein, producing MKSVFRVVGMRTCKDVSKIKNAIANNEGIVACQINKENSQVEIIYDDYFVNEDTLMECIERLGYTVI